The following DNA comes from Rosa rugosa chromosome 5, drRosRugo1.1, whole genome shotgun sequence.
TATCAACATAATCGACAACTTAGTGGAATGCTGCATATGCAGCAAATCAAACAGAAAGGAGAAGTATTCTAGCAGCTGATATTTGTTTTATCAGCTACCCTATACAAGCTTACCAGACTATTGAGCCAAGTAAACtggcaaaacaacaacaaaagacCACAAACATCTAATTTAATTAAGATGTCAAGAAACAAAAGATcagttccctttttttttttttttttcttatcattGGAAGTTAACCATCACAGAAAGAAGTGCATTCTCAATATGAATTAGTAAGGTAGCATCATATAAAAGGAATCTGTCAAGAATGCATAATTTCATTCAATTTCATGAATAAGAGAATACCAATGTTGAATATCAAAAACCCAACATAAGGAGGGGCAACAAGGAAGATCACAAAAGAGGAAATCGTTATATGTGTATGTCAAGTGACAACTAAACATAGAACAAATTTTTCAGCTAAAATGACCATGTAAAACAATACCTACTAAGGAGAACGAGATTTCAACTTCTTTACGCGTTTGACAACTTTCCGAGTCTTCTTCACAACTCTTTTCACTTTTTTGGTTGGGGGAGGCATTTCCCTGACGGGACCTGGAGGTACTCCTTGCTTGAGTGCACTTCCTCTAGGTGTAGCGGACGGGGGCAATCTTAGATTTTGAGGGGGTAAAGGGCTTTGCGGCTTCCACACCAAGTTGTTTTTCATGGAAAACTTTACCTTCTTTGCACTCTTCTCCCCACTCTTTGCCTTGGTGCCATCCTCCACAACTTCATCAGCTTTCttcactctctttctcttcttagAGACAGTACCATTAGCTGTAGCTGCCGGCAATTCACAGGCACTTGGAAGATCATGATCCAAGCCTGCTTCAGCAGCAATCTTCTCAAACTGCATCTGGAGGTTCGAGATCGCATAATCATCGAGTTTTATCTCATCACCATCAGTAACCTGTTCATTATCTGGGTTCTCACCATTTGCATCCACATTCTCATTCTCCCTATCCGAATGGCTCTTCTCAGGGTCAGAATCCAAAATCCCATTCTGCTTCTtgtccttcttctttttcttcttcttcttctctgcctTAACATCAGCACCACCAGGGTCCTTCTCTCGCTTCTTGCACTTCTTCAAAGGCTTCCCAGCAGACCCATTGGCAACCTCACCAGGTTCCGAGCCGTCAACCTCCATCCCCTCACCCACAATAGGAATCAAACTCGGCacttcctcatcatcatcattcctCACAGCATCAGGAATCAAAACCTCAATCCCAGAAGCCGCCAACTCCTTCTCCAACTTCAAAAACTCCTCATCCAACCCAAACAACACCTTCCTATTCCCCTGACAGCACTCCTCCGCCTCCCCCATTTCATGAAACCTGCTCGAAAACCCCAAGCACAGCGCAACCGACCCAAACACCACCACATCATCCCCCGAATCCACATCCTCCCCCAACTTCCTAACCTCCAACAGCCTCCTCCCCATCCCAAGCAACACATCAAACATACTCCCCTTAATCTTCCCCACCAACACCTTGTCATTCGCTTTCGCCATAACCCTAACAAACCCCACTAAAACCACCTCAACCACTTCCTTCCTCACCGGCATAAACGGCCTCAATTCCTCAAGAAACACAGAGGCAATATGGTAATTAACCCCTTTCGCCGGAAACTTATCCTCGGCGAAAAAAGCCCCCTCCATTAAAACCCCCATCAATTTTTTCACAAGCTCCAAATCCCAAGAATTATTCCTCATCAAAGCAAAGAAGCTAGCCATGAATCTACGAATCAAAAGGTAGAACTTGTCTAACCTCAGGGCGTCGATGCCGGACCATTCGCGGCGCATGGTGAGGAGGAACGCCGAGAAGTAGTCGATGGCGAGAGGGAGGTGGAGGCTGGGGACGAGGGAGGAGAGGCGGTCGATCAGTTGGGCCTGGGCCGGGGCCTTGTCGGCGTGCCACATGCAGTAGAAGAGGCCTTTCCAGAGCTTCTTCATGTGGTCGTCGGAGAGGTTGAGCTGGGTGGGGAGCCAGGTCTTGAGGAGAACCCTAAGGGCCCGGCCGCGGCTGCCATTGTTGCAAGATGCGAGCTGCTTTATCAGGGTTAGGCCGGATTCCGATGCCGTTTCGGCGTCCATGGTTTTGTTGAGGGTTTCTGGGAGATGGTTGGGATTAGAAGAAGGAGAGAGTGgcttttggttttggtaagGGAACCCTAGACTCTTTCGGAAAAACGAAGATTAGGGGATGGGCCGATACCTGCCATACCTGCTGACTGGGTTTCGTCTAATTTCTAGGCCCACTCAGTAAAGGAATTTTGaaaacctgaaaaaaaaaaataaaaaaattagaaatttggCAAACGGACCAAATAAAATAGACAGAAacgaaaaaataaataaaataataggtCGTTGACCCGAAgtaccaaaatgagccaaaattatctcacttactccaacaacaaatttttattctcactaatcCAATTTAATATCATTTTACCACCATGAGCTTTACACTCAAAATCAGTTGTAGCCTCAAACTTTTAATTTGATCGTATGTGCCCTTATACTCTCTAATTTGATCAATTATGGCCAATCCTTCACTAATCTAtcaatttatttatatattgttGTCCACTCGAACTAGTTTTTAGCCTTTAATCATGCAAGAAACATACTATTTACATGATCAAGGGTAAAAATTGACAATAAGTGGGCATGCATTGTCACTAATTTATGAATAAATTAAGGAATTAGTTTACTAATGATTATGATTGATCATATTAGAGAGTATAAGGACATATGTGATTAAATTAAAAGTTCGGAGGCACAGACGATTTTAGACATAAAGTTCAAGGCAGTAAAATGAATTAATCTCttaaaataaaatgactattttgctCTCAACCTGATTAATGAACTCTctcaaccctctctctctctccctctctctccattCTTCAACTGCCATGGAGGTTAGTCCTCTACAACACAGCTGCCCTGGCTCCCGATTAGCTCCAACGGTGCCTCGATGTCGCAGCGGAGGAGTTATTCTAGGGTTTCGCTTGGATCGATTTGCTGGAGAAATGTATGCCAACACGTCGCAAACCCGAACGAACTTCAGGTCAGCGCTCTCTACCAGTGCCTGCAACATGCCAGAAATTACGTCGTTATCTGACATAATCAGAAAGGGCCTAAGTTTCAGTGATTACAATTGCCggtgtaattgcaaaaacagtACAGATCGAACCTATGCAATGAAGAGCTTCTTCGATTTCGAGCAGTTTTCGTTGTTTGAGATGGGACTGGGTCTATGAGTTTGAGAGCAGATATGGGAGGGCAGAGTGATCGGCTGCCGCGGCAGTGTACAGGAGCTAAGGTTAGGATTTCAAATTTGGAGCTACACGTGCGAGGTTGAGGCATCCAGCTCTTCACATTTCACTGGATTAGATCGTGACAAAGCTGAAACCCACGACGACTCACCCTGACAGCAACTGCCTTTTATACGGCCACTGGACTCTCACATTCCAGGTTTGCAACCGGTGAAGAAAGGAGAAGACTTGGGagcccagagcattttctgggtgcccaaatcaatctTTTTGGGTCAAATATTGCAGGTTTGATTAATATCCATATTTGTTATACAAGACAAAAAAGTAATCGAGTAGTAGAACAACATAAAAGAGTAATCTTCTCATTTATTGGGGTGCAATAAAACATTCTccaacatttattgcccccaagaAAAGTTTTGACTTGATTTAATCTCctcatctttttctttaatcaaagttttatttgtctaattttagggagattagtgtCCATTTCAGCAAcataaaggtttattggggggcaatgaaACTCcccggcgacctatgagatctccgacgacctctttgaggacctccggcgaggtttcataaacttttattgcccccaataaacgtTTATTGGAGGGGCAACAAATGTTTAGTAGGGGGCAATAAGCCTTTTcagtgacctatgagatctccgactaCCTTTTTGAGGACCTCCgacgaggttttcagagaagtccgaCAATCGGTGACCTGACTCTGGCGACCGAAATCAAAGAAATCTCTGGCTTCTCtcttttccattttctctctctatttgGCAAAGGGGTGAGGtcaaaatagtctaaaaaaaaaacttaattgggtattagggaacaaCTTATTAAAGTCATTATGGgtaagtaggaaaaaaaaataagtgaatGCTGTAAATTGTCAAGATCCCTAAAAtaattatcaatgagaacattTATGTCCCATTTACAAATCAATGCTCGCATAAAAGGACTAAAATCCAAAACTGAAACtccaaaaaaactaaaatcctgAAGGAACTGCAGAAACAAAATGCAGGAATTAAAAACTCCCTAACCCTACACAGCCCTAAAATGGAACCACTGGATTgaacatcttgacgcctaagaccttcATGGTGTACGTCGCAACCCTCAACACAGCCACAACAACATTCGAGGAACAATACAGGGTAAAGAGCAGGATAGGCCACCtcccagaaatctcaaaaccaaGCCCAACCCAAGTGTTGGGGGAAAGGGGAACTGAACCAACTAGGCCCAGTTCACCAGCCTGCATCTGTAGCCCAGATCGGtagaggcccaaaagcccaCTACCCAAACCCTTCGTCTCCCACCCCCAGATCGACCGGTTCTGACCTTGCAGAAGAGGCGGCCTCCGCCCATCACTGCTCCGGTGGCCGTCCACGGCCTTCCCCCATCAAGATTGCCGGAAAGAGACCTCCTTGGATTGGGTTCACCTGCAATCGAAGGAAGAGGAGATCCTAACAAAGCCTCCGGCGAAGACCCGACAAGCACTCACGCCTCCACAGAAAAACCAGGTTGCCTCTGCCTCACGCACCGCCGTCCTGCAACTCGATACCCTCCGATTACAGCAACCTACGTCGCAAACCAGACCTCACGTCACCCTTGCCTTCAAACCTAACACCGGATCAAAATCTCTGCCGCTGTCCACGTACTAGACGAGAACGACACCGTAAGACGTTCTCTTGCAAGCAGGATCGAACACGACGCCGCCGCTCTTCTGCACGAAACCCTAGATTTCGGTATACGGAGCTCCGAATTTTCAGGAGCTATATTTTATCcctatgagttttttttttatttcctagTTTTGGCAAATCTTGAGTTTTCTCGTCTGTTCTTTAATGCGGGCCAATAATTATTATAATGTGAGTCAATACATCACTTCATACATGGAAACATAGAAAATTTATTGTGGGTCACTGCAAaaactgcaaaaaaaaaaaaaattcatccggCCTATTAAATGTGGACCGACTGGGAACAATAGGTTAATCGAACTGGGAAGGAAATCTCCAAATGGAAGCTTATGATACGTGATTTCGTCTTCTTTGGGTTCATATTTTTGGCCTTAACACTCTGTAAGTTGAAGGAAATTCATAGCTTCTAATCAAGATGGGGAAAGTATCCTATCAAGTGCCGTGGACAGGGAATTTCTACTAATCCAAGACATCAAGCATCCCAGTTCAACTTTTTTGCAATCAATTTTGATAATGTTTTCCAAAAACACACAAGGTGGAAGGACAAGCTCGCTAGTTATGGACATCGATCAACTTCTCCAAAATAAAATTTGGATGAATAAAGTGCTTTTATTTGATACCATATTGTATAAATCTTCTTTGTAAGTTGTTCGGAATTCAAATTTGACGAAAAAAGAAACGTGCTTGGAGGCTTGGAGCTAATCAGTGTGGGAATGTCCACTGAGCACACTCTTATCACTAGAGAATAAAGATTGATATGGCAACCCTTGAATTTGATTATACATTGCGTTGTGTCTTCAAAGTTCGAATGGGTTTGGTGCTTTTCATCAGTTCCTTGGACAACTAGCAGTTGATCGAAGGCACATGCATGAGCGGAATTTGATTCTTCTGTCATTGCGATACACATCGACCTGGTTTATGCTTTTATCTTTCTTGATGAACAGTCCTGTGCGATAAATGAATAGGAATATGAATTTAAAAAGaactaaagaaaaaaaggtCAAACAAAATTGAGTTGGTGAGGTAACCAGGTCTTAAGAGTACAAATATCCCGCATTGAAAATTGTAGTCATTATAaagggttttgtccatttacctcatttttagggatttttttcccacttaccccattaagtttttttaattctctcttacccaatacactctaagggagtcttccctaataccccattaagattttttttttttttttttaatttttttttaataccattttacccctcacccctttgttacttatcacccctttgttacttagagagagagatagagaaaatggaagagagagaaaccataggagacttcgccggagcccgtcaccggccgccggaatccggtaaccggccgccggaagccggtcaccggccgcaggaatccggtcaactttcgccggaatccgtccaactttcgccggaatccgtccaactttcgccggaaaccggtcatcggtcgccggattccggaatttgctgaaaatctcaccggaaagtttttttgcccccaatagatgttattgcctcctaatagacgtctattgaggggcaatagacgtctattggcccccaatagacgactatcagccatgtatttccccccaatagacgactatcagccatgtattcccccccagtagacgtctattgccccccaatagacgtttagattaccaaaatggtaattaatcttcctaaaactacacaaataaaactttgattaaagaaaaaaaaacgaggagattacatcaattcaaaacgtctattgccccctaatagacgtctattgccccccaatagacgcctatagacatctattgccccccaatagaggggcaatagacgtctattacccctaATAGActtctatcagccatgtattgccccccaatagaactttggtctattgcccctaatagaactttggtctattgccccccaatagacgtctgttgtcccccaatagacgtttatcaaccatgtattgccccataatagatgtctattgccctccaatacacttttttttttcttttttcttctttctacctccattttctctctgtcattgggaaaaaaaatgatgaaagTGGTACAAAGTTCAACCGAAATGGAACAATCTCTACAACATTATTCTTTTTTGACAGAATACATAATTAAAGCAATTGCTCAACAAAATACGCCACCATATATCAAATAGTGAATAAGAAGATGGGAGGATGGATATTAGCTCCATAAGTCTAAGGACCAGTGCAAGCAAAAGAATACAATACTTGAGGGAGTTCTAAAATTACAACTATACCATCTATGGAATTAATTTCTCACTATCGTCACATGCTTTAGAAGCATCTGGACATCACCACCTATATATTGAACCCTCTATCGAGAGGTAATTGATCTTTTCCTCAATTTCCACTCCAAGGTGCTTCACATTAGCCCCAAAATTTCCACTGCTCGCTGCAAGTTTCTTTTGGAATTCACGGTCCACTTTGGCACCGTAAACCTGCAATTTTGACCAGATCTGGGCATCAAAACTAAAATAATCAAACCTGCAATTTTGACCAGATCCGGGCATCAATGGATGCGCCAACTTCCCGTGGCTAACTGTAATtcgaagctctctctctctgtaaagAGACACCAGGGAGCTAGGTAGAAGCAACGAGCACGAAGAACAAGCAAAAGGCAAAAGAAGATCCATAACTGTTTCTGGAAAACCCGAGGATGCTGTTGCTGAAACTAAGACCACATAACGACGGTGGcgagaggggggagagaga
Coding sequences within:
- the LOC133709800 gene encoding uncharacterized protein LOC133709800, coding for MDAETASESGLTLIKQLASCNNGSRGRALRVLLKTWLPTQLNLSDDHMKKLWKGLFYCMWHADKAPAQAQLIDRLSSLVPSLHLPLAIDYFSAFLLTMRREWSGIDALRLDKFYLLIRRFMASFFALMRNNSWDLELVKKLMGVLMEGAFFAEDKFPAKGVNYHIASVFLEELRPFMPVRKEVVEVVLVGFVRVMAKANDKVLVGKIKGSMFDVLLGMGRRLLEVRKLGEDVDSGDDVVVFGSVALCLGFSSRFHEMGEAEECCQGNRKVLFGLDEEFLKLEKELAASGIEVLIPDAVRNDDDEEVPSLIPIVGEGMEVDGSEPGEVANGSAGKPLKKCKKREKDPGGADVKAEKKKKKKKKDKKQNGILDSDPEKSHSDRENENVDANGENPDNEQVTDGDEIKLDDYAISNLQMQFEKIAAEAGLDHDLPSACELPAATANGTVSKKRKRVKKADEVVEDGTKAKSGEKSAKKVKFSMKNNLVWKPQSPLPPQNLRLPPSATPRGSALKQGVPPGPVREMPPPTKKVKRVVKKTRKVVKRVKKLKSRSP